The Penaeus monodon isolate SGIC_2016 chromosome 13, NSTDA_Pmon_1, whole genome shotgun sequence genome contains a region encoding:
- the LOC119580012 gene encoding protein trapped in endoderm-1-like, translating to MDDGDSGKVWWIRGAQVWAWVICVVGGVGNFITILTISHQFHLCRSKRSYYGRDLKCGENGPATRLRSQGPSIKLAGDTVLLLHLSICDFLYCVVNLPITAWSYSVPADLTPGKSFCTGVATFRYLNALVEWMTLGLLTVQRCVDLRRSTRARFFKPLPTCGILVLCWLGGLAMMLGAVIQGNFEYNTDGLKCDMQDGNSKLYFHTLETLLPCCLMVVGCCSIIIQIWRNKRKLRASGMQPALVEKRSRDAWRSTALLLGLLLLFLVCVIPNAVYNVISFYPELVNSAVGVGIYAFYWTQYGVNFLVYAASNKNYRRAYVRLFSRASETLRRCCFGRVDPLLERGVAEQRISTIFAVGLPKDCRDISGHREDLSGPPVSYEELGGRQERSISESYPAHGAGVPGVYLLGRPRSSPSMSSFASTCASVVTVESYLSHMA from the exons ATGGATGATGGTGACTCCGGCAAGGTCTGGTGGATCCGCGGAGCTCAAGTGTGGGCGTGGGTGATCTGCGTCGTGGGAGGCGTCGGGAatttcatcaccatcctcaccatctctCACCAGTTCCACTTGTGTCGCTCCAAGAGATCCTATTACGGAAGGGACCTCAAGTGCGGCGAAAACGGCCCCGCCACCCGACTCCGCAGCCAAGGCCCTTCCATCAAGCTAGCGGGAGacaccgtcctcctcctccacctgagCATCTGTGACTTCCTCTACTGCGTCGTGAACCTGCCCATCACGGCCTGGTCCTACAGCGTCCCAGCCGACCTCACGCCAGGGAAGAGCTTCTGCACGGGCGTCGCCACCTTTCGCTACCTCAACGCCCTGGTCGAGTGGATGACCCTCGGCCTCCTGACGGTGCAGCGGTGCGTGGATCTGAGGCGGTCGACAAGGGCGAGGTTCTTCAAGCCGCTTCCGACCTGCGGGATCCTCGTCTTGTGCTGGCTCGGAGGCTTGGCTATGATGCTCGGCGCAGTGATACAA GGAAATTTCGAGTACAACACAGACGGGCTGAAATGCGACATGCAAGATGGCAACTCCAAACTGTATTTCCACACCTTGGAGACCCTTCTGCCATGTTGCCTGATGGTCGTGGGATGTTGCAGCATCATCATTCAGATCTGGAGAAACAAGAGGAAGCTGCGAGCCTCCGGGAT GCAACCAGCGCTGGTCGAGAAGCGGAGCCGCGATGCCTGGCGGTCCACAGCCCTCCTCTTGGGCCTCCTTCTGCTGTTCCTCGTCTGCGTCATCCCCAACGCCGTCTACAACGTCATCAGCTTCTACCCTGAGCTCGTCAACTCAGCCGTGGGCGTCGGCATTTACGCCTTCTACTGGACTCAGTACGGCGTCAACTTCCTCGTCTACGCCGCCAGTAATAAGAACTACAGGAGGGCTTACGTGCGCCTCTTCTCGCGTGCTTCAGAAACCCTTCGCCGTTGCTGCTTCGGTCGAGTCGATCCGCTTCTCGAACGAGGCGTCGCGGAGCAAAGGATCTCGACCATCTTCGCCGTCGGGCTCCCCAAGGACTGCAGGGACATCTCCGGACATCGGGAGGACTTGAGTGGTCCTCCCGTGTCCTACGAGGAGCTCGGAGGACGCCAGGAGAGGTCGATCTCGGAGTCCTACCCAGCCCACGGCGCTGGGGTCCCTGGCGTCTACCTCCTCGGTCGCCCTCGGTCCTCCCCCAGCATGTCCTCCTTCGCCTCGACCTGCGCCTCCGTGGTCACCGTCGAGAGTTATCTCAGCCACATGGCTTAG